In the Loxodonta africana isolate mLoxAfr1 chromosome 1, mLoxAfr1.hap2, whole genome shotgun sequence genome, one interval contains:
- the LOC100655222 gene encoding olfactory receptor 12D2-like — protein MLNQTSVTEFLLLGMTDIQELQPFLFVVFLTIYFVNVTGNGAILMIVISDPRLHLPMYFFLGNLSCLDICYSTVTLPKMLENFFSTHKAISFVGCISQLHFFHFLGSTEAMLLAVMALDRFVAICKPLHYTVIMNHQRCTQMASTIWVIGFFHALLHSIMTSHLNFCGSNQIHHFFCDIKPLLELACGHIELNQWLLNTVTGTMAIGPFFLTLLSYFYIITYLVFKTHSCSMLHRALSTCASHFMVVIIFYSPVVFTYIHPASGSSMDQERVIAIMYTVVTPVLNPLVYTLRNKEVKRALIRMIRRKLFRNWEKHSLEGLTLFNNV, from the exons ATGCTGAATCAAACTTCAGTCACTGAATTTCTCCTCCTGGGAATGACGGACATCCAAGAACTGCAACcttttctctttgtggttttCCTCACCATCTACTTTGTCAATGTGACTGGGAATGGAGCTATCCTGATGATTGTTATCTCTGATCCAAGACTCCATttacctatgtatttcttcctgggAAACCTCTCATGCCTAGATATCTGCTATTCCACAGTGACACTGCCGAAGATGCTAGAAAACTTCTTCTCTACACACAAAGCAATTTCTTTTGTGGGATGCATAAGCCAGCTTCATTTCTTTCACTTCCTGGGCAGCACAGAGGCCATGTTGTTGGCCGTGATGGCCTTGGACCGCTTTGTGGCTATCTGCAAACCGCTTCATTACACTGTCATCATGAATCATCAGCGCTGTACCCAGATGGCTAGCACGATCTGGGTCATTGGGTTTTTCCATGCCCTCCTACATTCCATAATGACCTCTCACTTGAACTTCTGTGGTTCCAACCAAATCCATCACTTCTTCTGTGATATTAAACCATTGTTGGAGTTAGCCTGTGGGCACATTGAGCTCAACCAGTGGCTACTCAACACTGTCACAGGGACCATGGCTATAGGCCCCTTCTTTCTCACACTTCTCTCCTATTTCTACATTATCACCTATCTGGTCTTCAAGACCCATTCATGCAGCATGCTTCACAGAGCACTGtccacctgtgcctcccactTCATGGTAGTTATTATTTTCTATTCTCCTGTTGTCTTCACCTATATTCATCCTGCCTCAGGCAGCTCCATGGACCAGGAACGGGTCATTGCCATCATGTACACTGTGGTCACCCCTGTGCTAAATCCATTGGTCtatactttgaggaataaggaagTAAAGAGGGCCTTGATCAGGATGATCAGAAGGAAGCTAT tcagaaactGGGAAAAGCATAGCCTGGAAGGGTTGACTTTATTTAATAATGTCTGA